From Gimesia panareensis, the proteins below share one genomic window:
- a CDS encoding DUF1559 domain-containing protein yields the protein MPTLIRQQPAISVCATHRLSHRPNESFLSHSRNSPVAIGVDLHQGVCVADHCTIRERPSRAMRFGCRTIFQNILRALPVRATVAETAAHVLSESKTMKTIQQRSSGFTLIELLVVIAIIAILIALLLPAVQQAREAARRTSCKNNLKQLGLGLHNYHDTHGCYPPGYIYKPGASGNQLGYSWIAMILPMIDQANLYHQFNFNLPIFDAANVTPRETQLSALLCPSDSVSEKNFVEMGSSAERYAMGCYVASFGPPDLDATQEKRTGMFSRNSSTRARDVIDGLSNTLCVGERQNGVFRNGASHGNHFEYETTWAGAVREITDPTDDHGHMVLFQSGHVPNNPQSDDRDVSAPHIGFAQFLLGDGSVRLIGSSIDFGVYTGLSTISGGEVIGEY from the coding sequence TTGCCAACCTTGATCCGGCAGCAGCCGGCTATCAGCGTCTGCGCGACACACCGCCTGTCCCACCGCCCCAACGAATCCTTTCTGTCTCATTCTCGTAATTCCCCTGTTGCGATCGGCGTCGATCTGCATCAGGGAGTGTGCGTCGCTGACCACTGCACGATCAGGGAACGTCCCTCTCGAGCGATGCGGTTCGGCTGTCGCACGATCTTCCAGAATATTTTACGTGCACTACCGGTCCGCGCTACCGTAGCGGAGACCGCTGCGCACGTTCTTTCAGAAAGTAAAACCATGAAAACCATTCAGCAACGATCCAGCGGGTTCACGCTGATTGAACTCCTGGTGGTGATTGCGATCATCGCCATTCTGATTGCGCTGCTGTTGCCTGCGGTTCAGCAGGCGCGGGAAGCAGCCCGCAGAACGTCCTGTAAAAATAACCTGAAGCAACTCGGTCTGGGACTGCATAACTACCATGACACGCATGGCTGTTATCCGCCCGGCTATATTTACAAGCCGGGTGCATCGGGGAATCAACTGGGCTACAGTTGGATCGCCATGATCCTGCCGATGATTGATCAGGCCAACCTGTATCACCAGTTTAACTTCAACCTGCCGATCTTCGATGCGGCCAATGTGACACCTCGCGAGACTCAACTGTCTGCCCTGCTCTGTCCTTCGGATTCGGTTTCCGAGAAAAACTTTGTCGAGATGGGCAGTTCTGCGGAACGCTATGCGATGGGCTGCTATGTCGCCAGCTTCGGCCCCCCGGATCTGGACGCGACTCAGGAAAAGCGGACAGGCATGTTCAGCCGCAACAGCTCCACGCGGGCACGGGATGTAATCGACGGACTCTCCAACACGCTGTGTGTGGGAGAACGCCAGAATGGAGTCTTCCGCAACGGTGCTTCGCACGGGAACCATTTCGAGTATGAAACGACCTGGGCCGGTGCGGTCCGTGAGATTACCGATCCCACGGATGACCATGGCCACATGGTGCTGTTTCAGTCAGGGCATGTGCCCAACAACCCGCAAAGCGATGACCGGGATGTCTCGGCACCGCACATCGGCTTTGCGCAGTTCCTGCTCGGAGACGGTTCGGTACGGCTGATCGGTTCCAGTATCGACTTCGGCGTCTATACGGGGCTGAGTACGATTTCGGGAGGTGAAGTGATCGGCGAGTATTAA